Within Corynebacterium timonense, the genomic segment GTGAGCAGGCCGCGCAGCTCTTCCGCCGCCGGGGAGTCCTCGCGCAGCGCGTAGAGCACGGGCAGCGTGAACACGCCCTCGCGCAGGTCCGTGCCGGGAACTTTGCCGGACTCGGCGGTGGTGGAGAAGATGTCGATGATGTCGTCGACGATCTGGAAGACCATGCCGATCGCCCCGCCGATGGCCTCGCAGTGGCGCACCACGGCGTCCTCGGCGCCGCTCAATCGGGCCCCGAGGTAGCCGGAGGAGGCGATGAGCACCCCCGTTTTTTCCTCGATGACCTTCAGGTAGTGCTCGACGGGGTCCGCGCCGCGCGGCCCCACCGTCTCGCGCATCTGGCCTGTGACCAGTTGCGCGAAGGTGTCGGCGAAGTGACGGACCGTTTCGGTGTCGATCTCGCTCATGATGCGCGAGGCGTGGGCGAAGAGGATGTCGCCGGCGAGGATGGCCACGGTGTTGCCCCAGCGGTGGTTGGCGGAGTCGACGCCGCGGCGCTTGTCGGCCTCGTCCATCACGTCGTCGTGGTACAGGGTGGCTAGGTGCACCATCTCGGCAATCACCGCGCCCTTGACCACCTTGGGGGCGCCCGGGTTCGCGCCGAACTCGCTGCACAGCAGCGCGACGAGGGGGCGGAAGCGCTTCCCGCCGGCCTTCACAAGGTGGGTGACCTTGTCCGTGATGAATTCCTCGCCCACGGAGAGGCGCTCGCGCAGCTCCGCCTCAACGCTTCCCATCCCCTCCGCGATACGGCGGTTCAACTCGGCGTCGCCGAGATCCATGGGGAGCTCGCTGGAGGCGGACGGTGGGGTGCCGTTGGTCATCGATGATGTCCTTGCAGGTTGAGTGTCCTTCCCGAGGCGATCACGCATCGCCGAGGGCGAATGATTTTCGGACTTTACCGTAGCCCA encodes:
- a CDS encoding polyprenyl synthetase family protein; the encoded protein is MTNGTPPSASSELPMDLGDAELNRRIAEGMGSVEAELRERLSVGEEFITDKVTHLVKAGGKRFRPLVALLCSEFGANPGAPKVVKGAVIAEMVHLATLYHDDVMDEADKRRGVDSANHRWGNTVAILAGDILFAHASRIMSEIDTETVRHFADTFAQLVTGQMRETVGPRGADPVEHYLKVIEEKTGVLIASSGYLGARLSGAEDAVVRHCEAIGGAIGMVFQIVDDIIDIFSTTAESGKVPGTDLREGVFTLPVLYALREDSPAAEELRGLLTGPLERDEDVARALELIARTKGREHALNDVHRYLSLATWHLDALPDIPANQALRQLCRYTVERVG